The Bacteroidota bacterium region ATGATACCGGTTATTATTCATAAACTCAAGTATTGCTGAGCCCAGACCGCCTACAATTGTCCCATCCTCAACGGTGATTATCCGTTTGAAATTGGCAAATATTTCGTGCAATAATTTCTCGTCAATCGGTTTAAGAAAACGCATATCATAATGGGCTGCAGAAATTCCTTCCTCTTCAAGCATTTTACAAGCTTCAACGACAAAATTCCCGGCATGTCCGATCGAAACAATAGCAATATCTTTCCCTTCCCTGATAATCTGCCCTTTGCCAATAGTCAATTCCTGAAAAGGTTGTTTCCAGTTTGTTTCAACTCCATATCCGCGAGGATAGCGGATCACAAAAGGACCCTGATTTTCAAGCTGGGCGGTATACATTAGGTTGCGCAATTCCACCTCATTCATCGGGGCAGAAACAACCATATTGGGAATACAACGCATGTAAGCCATGTCAAATGCACCCTGATGGGTAGGCCCGTCATCCCCCACTATACCGGCCCTGTCCAGGCAAAAAACCACATTCAGCTTTTGAAGGGCGACATCATGAATCACCTGATCATAAGCCCTTTGCATAAAGGATGAATAGATGTTACAAAAAGGGACCAATCCCTGGGCAGCCATTCCGGCCGAAAAAGTAACCGCATGTTGTTCGGCAATTCCCACATCAAAGGTGCGATCAGGCATTTTGGTCATCATAATATTCAGCGAACAACCATTAGCCATGGCCGGTGTAACGCCCACTATCTTTTCATTCTTTTCGGCCAGTTCAACTATCGTCTCTCCGAAAACATCCTGATATCTGAGGGGATGGGGTTTGTCGAAATGCACATGAAAAATTTCACCGGTTTCCTTGTCGAATTTCCCGGGGGCATGCCATTCCGTCTGATGAAGTTCAGCCTGTTTGAAGCCTTTACCCTTCACGGTGACCACATGCAGAAGTTTAGGACCGGAAATATTTTTCAAATCCCGCAGGACATGAGTAAGGTAAACCACATCGTGGCCATCAACAGGGCCGAAATACCTGAAGTTAAGGGCTTCAAAAAGGTTGCTCTGTTTCAGAAGCATGGCTTTGACGCCATTCTCCAGCTTCTGGGCCAGAACTCGGGTGGTCGGCCCCAAATGGTTCAAACGCCCCAAAAGGTTCCAAATCTCATTACGAATACGGTTATAAGTAGGAGAAGTGGTAATATCCAGTAAATATTCCTTCAGTGCGCCAACATTGGGATCAATAGCCATCTGGTTGTCATTCAGGATAACCAGCAGGTTTGTATTCTGAATCCCGGCATTATTCAACCCTTCAAATGCCAAACCTCCTGTCATGGAACCATCGCCAATTACTGCAATAACCTGGCGCCTGGTTTCCCCTTTCAGCTTGGAAGCAATTGCCAATCCCAGGGCAGAGGAAATGGAAGTTGAAGAATGTCCTACCCCAAAAGCATCGTATTCGCTTTCGCTTCGCCTTGGAAAACCACTGATTCCATCCAGCTTACGGTTGGTATTGAAAATATCTTTCCTACCTGTAAGAATCTTATGCCCATAAGCCTGATGACCCACATCCCACACAATTTCATCATAGGGTGTATTAAACACATAATGCAGAGCAACAGTTAGTTCCACCACCCCCAAACTTGCCCCCAAATGACCCGGATTGGTGCTTACTTCATCAATAATAAACTGACGCAACTCCCGGCTCACCTCTTCCAGTTCCTCTTCTTTGAGTTTGCGAAGATCTGAGGGATAAGTTATCCGATCTAATAAATTTAAAGGTAATTCACTCATTCTACCTGTTAATAAGGGACTATCTGCTAATTTTTACACAAAAATAACATACAAAGTTAAGAATACTGAAATTAAAAAATATATTTTAATACTCCTCCGACTAATTTCTATATTTGCACGCAGAATCTAGGAGTATTTCATTTTCTCTTCGTTTAAATTAATTATATTTTTAGTTATTTCCTGCTCAGAGGTATGAATTTAATAATTTACGCAGAGCCATTAAAGAAATAACCATTTAAACATCAAAAATTTAAAAAATATGACAAAGATGAAAATTCAAAAATCAGGTTATCTTCTGCTTCTTATGCTGGTATTTGTTTCTTGTGTGCCCTTAAACAAATATAAAAAGTTGAATGATGCCAACCAAAAATGTGAACAGGAACGCGATTTGCTTAAAAATGACAACGAGAAATTTACTGTAAGCAATACCGAATTGCTCTCAAAAAATGATTTGTTGAATAAAGAGTTGAAGCAACTGGTGAATGACAGCATCGAAAAAACAAAAACTTTAGAACGACTTCAAAAGGAAAATTCCGAATTGAACGAAATGAACAAAAACATGCAGGAGTCGCTCAAAGGAACTGCACGTGACAAGAGTAAGCTGTTTAACGAATTGCAGAAAACCCAGGCCGGCCTGCAGGAAAAAGAGAAAAACCTGGAAGAAAAGGAGAAAAGCTTAAACGACTTAAAAGTTGAACTCGACAAGCAGAATGCAAGCCTGAAATCCTTACAAAGTATTCTTTCCCGTAAGGACTCCGTGGTTAAATCATTAAAGGATAAAGTTTCCAATGCCTTACTGGGTTTTGAAAACAACGG contains the following coding sequences:
- the dxs gene encoding 1-deoxy-D-xylulose-5-phosphate synthase; translated protein: MSELPLNLLDRITYPSDLRKLKEEELEEVSRELRQFIIDEVSTNPGHLGASLGVVELTVALHYVFNTPYDEIVWDVGHQAYGHKILTGRKDIFNTNRKLDGISGFPRRSESEYDAFGVGHSSTSISSALGLAIASKLKGETRRQVIAVIGDGSMTGGLAFEGLNNAGIQNTNLLVILNDNQMAIDPNVGALKEYLLDITTSPTYNRIRNEIWNLLGRLNHLGPTTRVLAQKLENGVKAMLLKQSNLFEALNFRYFGPVDGHDVVYLTHVLRDLKNISGPKLLHVVTVKGKGFKQAELHQTEWHAPGKFDKETGEIFHVHFDKPHPLRYQDVFGETIVELAEKNEKIVGVTPAMANGCSLNIMMTKMPDRTFDVGIAEQHAVTFSAGMAAQGLVPFCNIYSSFMQRAYDQVIHDVALQKLNVVFCLDRAGIVGDDGPTHQGAFDMAYMRCIPNMVVSAPMNEVELRNLMYTAQLENQGPFVIRYPRGYGVETNWKQPFQELTIGKGQIIREGKDIAIVSIGHAGNFVVEACKMLEEEGISAAHYDMRFLKPIDEKLLHEIFANFKRIITVEDGTIVGGLGSAILEFMNNNRYH
- a CDS encoding OmpA family protein; the encoded protein is MTKMKIQKSGYLLLLMLVFVSCVPLNKYKKLNDANQKCEQERDLLKNDNEKFTVSNTELLSKNDLLNKELKQLVNDSIEKTKTLERLQKENSELNEMNKNMQESLKGTARDKSKLFNELQKTQAGLQEKEKNLEEKEKSLNDLKVELDKQNASLKSLQSILSRKDSVVKSLKDKVSNALLGFENNGLSVNIKNGKVYVSLEEQLLFRTGSTAVDSRGVSALKKLSKVLEQNEDINIMIEGHTDDVHYKSPTASIQDNWDLSVKRATAIVRILLDGSKIDPKRLTAAGRGEFVPIDPAKTPLARQKNRRTEIILTPKLDELFKVLENN